Below is a genomic region from Epinephelus moara isolate mb chromosome 9, YSFRI_EMoa_1.0, whole genome shotgun sequence.
AAGATCCAGCAAATGGGCCCTCCCCAAATGCGCTTTACTCATAACAGCCCATACACATACGCAAATGCaatttttttcaccattttcaacattttggtgTTACATACATTTGGTTTTCATTGCTCATATTTGGGATGATGATGATCATTGTTGGCCTCCATGAGCCCCCCCTCACCCAACAGCTGGACCCCAGGAAGCTCTCCCCTTTTTTGATCAGCCGTGTGAGTGTAAATAGAATAACAAAAAGATACACGGGATGTTTTAAATATCCAATATAATCACCACCCACAACCGCAAACTGTAAACTCCATGTGTTATAGTAGCACAATTGGCAGGACTAAAGACAGGGACGAACACCACGGTGCTCTCCAAGCTGTGCGTGTttaagaaagagagaaagaggtgggGGGGTGGACTATTTCACGCAATTTTCTGTCAGTTAGTAATAACTTATTTTTGCCACTTCTTTGTAATTGTTTCTTCTGTCCGCCTGAACTGCCCGTGATATTTTCTAGCATGATCAATCACTAATGATTGGACGCCATGGTTCCCATCAACATAACTGATGTGAATTGACGTAGTTGTGTAGTGTTTGTTGACCATAGGCTTTTCGtaaaatgatcaaaataatTGTTTAAGACATTACAaattagaaaatgtgttttaaaccCAATATTATGTAGAATGCAAGATAACACATTGAGCAGTTTTTTGCACAAACTCGTAGAAGTGTTCTTGAGGGTGCGTACATTCTGTTCTTGTCTAAGAACAAATCCTGAAAAAGAAAACGTTGAGCACAGCATGCAGAAGAGGTAGGGACTTTATATAAAGGTAGTGAACAGGtgtcagactgtaagcagcacgcACCCAAGAGGAAGCTACTAAAATCACGGACACAGTgtagaaaaaatgcaaatatagtgaggcgaAATGACAAtcgggttggctttcacttttctGGTGATACTGTTTACAGACACTGACAATTCTCTAGTAGTATACCTTTTAAAGGCAATGAAGACAATGAAAGAAAACCATGTGGTAGTTTATTTATATGTTGTAGTAGTGACAGTTTATCCAGCATTATCTAAATTGTACTGAGACAGTCAGCTGGAGCCATgctatttaaaccagtaaaacaatATTTACTCACGGTATTTCCTtaaaagattacatttgaatgtTGAATGTGTACTTATACCACTCATtgattgtaaacaaacacatgcaaatccTAATCCTGAGGAAGCAAGTTCTGTGTTAACCTGGCCACAGCTCATTGTGAAGAATGCATGGTCCTGTTTTCGTTTCTTCCATAGTTCATAAGTGACTGCACTGAGACTAACATGTTCCACTAATCTTTTATCAGGGAGCCCCAAAGGATGCAGAATCGGAGAAAGTCCAGGCAAAGCGAGCAAAAAGAAAGCTTGAACGGGAGcgcaagaagaggaagaggaaagagtTTCGGATGAAGAAACTGGCTGAAGAAAGTGGCAAAGAACAGCCCCAGCCACAGATAAAACAGGAAGCGGAGCGAGCCCCGGCTGCAAGCAAAAGAAACGAAACCGCCATCGTCTTCAACAAGGTGGAGACAGTGGACGAAGGATATGTAGacaaaatgctgaaaaagaagaacaagaagcAGAGCGTTAAGGGCCAGATAACACCGCTGACAGGGAAGAACTACAAGCAGCTTCTCAGTCGCGTGGAGGCTCGCAAAGCGAAGCTGGCAAAGCTGAGGGAGACAGACGAGGGGAAGGCCcgagagatggaggagaagataaagtggaccaacattctTTATAAGGCAGAGGGCATCAAAATCAAAGATGACGAAGACATGCTGCGCTCCTCgttgaagaagaaggagaagcaCCGTGCTCAGAGGAAGAAGCAATGGAGTCAGCGTAGTGAGAACGTCGTAGAGAAGATGCAGCAACGCCAGGACAAGAGACGAAAGAACCTCCAGAAACGTAAGCAAGtcaaaacagagaagaagaaggacagGGCGCGGAAGAAAGGCAGAGTGCTGCCTGAGGACTTGAAAAAAgcagcagtgtaaaaggaggagtgtgtgtgttatgtgaaGATTTATCACAAGACAACAGAGACAATTTTTAAATGAGTAAATCAGTCTCTTTTTCACGGCCATATGATTTAATTACATGATATGAAATTGCTATGGCTGCTGCACATGCTGTACCTTCATTCCTGTCAAGGACTAATATGATGTGTTTTATAGTCAATAAAATGTGATCCATCATTATGACATGAAGGTTGACCTCTGTTGTGGaatgtatgtgtttattttacctACTGTCCAGCCTGTTGAGTGTGTCTTTTAAACGAAACTAAACAAACATACATGTGGTTACATGGTATTCGCTGATAGCTTCCCCCCCATAGGCTGTAATGCAgaggtgtcaaacatacagcctgCAAGCCTGAGCCGGCTCACCAAAGGCCCACAGATTTCGGACACCTATTGTTGATGTACTTGTGAAGGTGTCAGGTTTCAATGGGTAGGTTAAACAGTGACTAGCCTTCTTCATGTAAATGCTGCTTCAGGGGTTTTTCACCCTGACCAGAGTACAGgtctttgaaaaaacaaaaagtttttgtggttatatttaaagatattgaacatggTGCAAAATATTGTCGATCAGCAGCTTCAGCAAAAAAGGATCTGTTTTAGACTTCTATCTTAAACAACACTGAtggaaccctgctgctgaggcactgcCAAAACTTTTGATTCATAAATGATTTGTAAGGCAGGGGACAGCTTAATCTGATTCCTTAAAAGCTTTCTCtatagtttggtgtggtgatgccagcaGAGTGGAAATGTTTGATAAAATGCACAAATAATGACAGAGTTTAGTAGACTGATTGACAGTGGAAaacccatagactgtaaaagtaatgagggtagctaccatgatgtcacccattggttagTGCACTCCCATTTTGAAGAGCCATGTAAAGCTGCGGACACATTCTATTTGTAGGGTACACGACATGCCCCTACAAACTGAGCCAACCACCAGcacaagacaaacccaccatCCAAAGGTTATCTGAAccctgctacatgtagcatgaATAAAAGCGAGTCCAGACGtagcaataatccactttataCTTGATCATACATGAAGACGTGATTCACCATACAATGAGATGTAATCTTTCCCATtaccacctctcttttaacttaatacttcatagctagctaatcGCTAACACAGCATTTTTGTAGGGGCTTGGGCTTCTGGGGCAAGGGGCAAAGGGGGCTGTTCATGGACTGATGCATGGTGGACGAGTCATGTAGCTAGTGGGCAGGTTacgtagctgctccagctgcagctatATGTACTCGGTTTTGGGACTTCGAGTTTGGCATTACAGCTGTTGTCATCCTGGGTCCAGCTGCTCAAAAtttaatctggatcagaatGATCTTGATTTTGAAATCCCATGTTTTGCGATCCATGATCAGCTAATCCATTTTacttttgtgctgttttttcaaagcaacattgAATTAGATCTCCCTGATCCAGATACAGACTTTTCAAGATTACCAAATCTGGATAAACACTGCTCTACATGAAACTGCATATCAGAATGTAGGCAGTCTGCCGATGCAATTACCACTTATTGCCATAGGTACTGCCAAAGAGAACAGTAAGGAGATCTTTGAGGTTGTAACTTTAATTATACTTTTTTCTTATGAACAGCGCATTTTCAAGATTTGATCAAATCTGATAGCCGAAATCAGATCAGATTACCGAAATCAGATCAGATTGAGGGTTAGATCTGACCAAGACACCAAGGACattatcagcagacagcctgtcactcaaagcagcctgccTTTACTTACGCACAACTCTAAGCcttgatcaaatataaatgggtgagtcacataaaaacacagttgTCCTGAAGCATATTAGCTATatagaccaaaactgttttctgtggcaggctgtaaacatgtttatttctgccgtaaagttgggcattttaacatgaatcTAGAGGGATTGAATGGCTCCTACAGTCGGCTAGTGGTCagtcaaggaactgcagtttttggcacttccgtgtcggcttcatttttcagccctggaggttgccactttgGAAAAACTGGGACATATTGTTgaattgtatttgtttttctac
It encodes:
- the surf6 gene encoding surfeit locus protein 6, encoding MDLASRDSYIQKLASKVLSQRDQEPKKRPFAYFKGKNDAGPPKKKKKCKKKHFKEKSTDEKTPAPKSQQKPPPSAAAQKGPATAKPSVSKTQSINGSTAQEPKGGNAGSNFSTVDLLRKRLHEKIEESRGQGAPKDAESEKVQAKRAKRKLERERKKRKRKEFRMKKLAEESGKEQPQPQIKQEAERAPAASKRNETAIVFNKVETVDEGYVDKMLKKKNKKQSVKGQITPLTGKNYKQLLSRVEARKAKLAKLRETDEGKAREMEEKIKWTNILYKAEGIKIKDDEDMLRSSLKKKEKHRAQRKKQWSQRSENVVEKMQQRQDKRRKNLQKRKQVKTEKKKDRARKKGRVLPEDLKKAAV